Proteins found in one Solitalea lacus genomic segment:
- a CDS encoding DUF4287 domain-containing protein, whose protein sequence is MSFQAYLDNIQAKTGKSPDDFKKLASKKGFFQAGELNPTVKAGQIVQWLKDDFDLGHGHAMAIYALFKGKKQ, encoded by the coding sequence ATGTCGTTTCAAGCTTATCTTGACAATATTCAGGCAAAGACAGGCAAAAGTCCTGACGATTTTAAAAAACTTGCCAGTAAAAAAGGATTTTTTCAGGCAGGAGAATTGAATCCAACCGTAAAAGCAGGGCAAATTGTTCAATGGTTAAAAGACGATTTTGACCTTGGCCATGGACACGCAATGGCGATTTATGCATTATTCA